The genomic segment CTTGCACGCCAACACAAAAATTATTGATCACATGACGTTTACCCAGATTCTGATCCTGATGCGAGGTAACATCCCAGGTCCAATGTTTAGTCTTATGGATCTGCATGGATGCCTCAGTGTGACAGCTGAGACAAGCCTTGGTTACTTCAGGTCCGGATGCAAACTCCTGTTGCAATATCTCAAATTTGGTATGATCTGCTGTAGTCGCCATCGCTTGGATACTTAGTAACAGGGTCAAAACCAGACCAGCGGCTAAATCAGTTTGTTTCATATAATCGGCTCCTCTGATAATCAATATTTACGGAAGAATTATATGCGCAGGCGGATAATTCATTTCCAAAGCACATGCTCTTTGCAAAC from the Candidatus Neomarinimicrobiota bacterium genome contains:
- a CDS encoding cytochrome C; translation: MKQTDLAAGLVLTLLLSIQAMATTADHTKFEILQQEFASGPEVTKACLSCHTEASMQIHKTKHWTWDVTSHQDQNLGKRHVINNFCVGVQ